In a single window of the Chondrocystis sp. NIES-4102 genome:
- a CDS encoding GTP-binding protein HSR1-related protein yields MSAPPIQWYPGHIAKAERQLKEQLTKVDVVLEILDARIPLASHHPQIDSWIANKPKITVLNRMDMIPDLTRQNWTKWFKLQGEQAYFSNAKQGKGIKGIKIAAAKTGVAMNQRRRDRGMRPRPVRAVVIGFPNVGKSALINRLVGKKVVVSERRAGVTRELHWVRIDDQIELLDAPGIIPWRLENQDDAVKLAICEDIGQASYDNQIIAAVAVDLLNKMDFSQVLQTRFNLDPTNMTGEAFIQLASDRDYQGDKERVARQILYDFRTGNLGAIPLELPPL; encoded by the coding sequence ATGTCTGCCCCTCCTATTCAATGGTATCCAGGTCATATTGCTAAAGCTGAAAGACAACTAAAAGAACAACTAACAAAAGTAGATGTGGTTTTAGAAATTTTAGATGCTCGAATTCCTTTAGCTTCCCATCATCCTCAAATCGATAGTTGGATTGCTAACAAGCCCAAAATTACAGTGTTAAATCGTATGGATATGATTCCCGATTTAACCAGACAGAATTGGACAAAATGGTTTAAGTTACAAGGTGAGCAGGCATACTTTAGCAATGCTAAACAGGGAAAAGGTATTAAGGGTATTAAAATTGCTGCTGCTAAAACAGGAGTTGCGATGAATCAACGTCGGCGCGATCGCGGTATGCGTCCTCGTCCTGTGCGTGCGGTGGTTATTGGTTTTCCTAATGTTGGTAAATCTGCTTTAATTAACCGTTTGGTAGGGAAAAAGGTAGTAGTCAGTGAACGTCGTGCGGGGGTAACTCGTGAATTACATTGGGTGAGAATTGATGATCAGATCGAACTGTTAGACGCTCCTGGGATAATTCCTTGGCGACTGGAAAATCAGGATGATGCTGTAAAATTAGCTATTTGTGAGGATATTGGGCAAGCATCCTATGATAATCAAATTATTGCAGCCGTGGCGGTGGATTTACTCAATAAAATGGATTTTAGCCAAGTATTACAGACTCGCTTTAATCTTGATCCGACTAATATGACAGGAGAAGCTTTTATCCAGTTAGCCAGCGATCGCGATTATCAAGGGGACAAAGAAAGAGTTGCTCGTCAAATATTGTATGATTTTCGTACGGGTAATCTGGGCGCGATTCCTTTGGAATTACCACCTTTATAA
- the murG gene encoding UDP-N-acetylglucosamine--N-acetylmuramyl-(pentapeptide) pyrophosphoryl-undecaprenol N-acetylglucosamine transferase has protein sequence MEKKILLTGGGSAGHITVNLALIPMLLEAGWEVIYIGSITGIERELIGSLTNVTYYPIATGKLRRYFDWQNFTDVFRVLTGITDAYKIIRREQPNIVFSKGGFVSVPVVLASRLNNIPVITHESDLTPGLANRINMNFAQKICTTFPETLKYLPKDKGEYIGAIVRPELKLGDRSRGRIFCQFESDKPVILVTGGSLGSVYINQVVRSLLTQLLINFQVVHICGKGNLDRSLEFPGYKQLEYVGIELRDLMCLADLVISRAGSNFIFEFLALKKPMILIPLPKKSSRGDQIDNANTFKRQGFAEVILEENLTSQSLLSTINQVYEHREDYINNMASYNSDCSLSRLFELITQNFTQV, from the coding sequence GTGGAAAAAAAGATTTTACTCACAGGTGGTGGTTCTGCTGGTCATATTACAGTTAATCTGGCTCTAATTCCTATGTTATTGGAAGCTGGGTGGGAAGTTATTTATATTGGTTCTATTACGGGAATAGAGCGAGAACTAATTGGTAGTTTGACTAACGTTACCTATTATCCCATTGCCACAGGGAAACTACGACGCTATTTTGACTGGCAAAACTTTACTGATGTTTTCCGCGTCTTAACAGGGATAACTGACGCTTATAAAATTATTCGCCGTGAACAACCAAATATTGTTTTTTCTAAAGGGGGTTTTGTTTCTGTACCTGTGGTATTAGCTAGTAGATTAAATAATATCCCTGTTATTACCCACGAATCTGATTTGACACCAGGTTTAGCCAACAGGATCAATATGAATTTTGCCCAAAAGATATGTACAACCTTTCCTGAGACTTTAAAGTATTTACCGAAGGATAAAGGAGAATATATTGGTGCAATAGTACGTCCAGAATTAAAACTCGGCGATCGCTCGCGCGGTAGAATCTTTTGTCAGTTTGAATCTGATAAACCTGTAATTTTAGTTACTGGTGGTAGTTTGGGTTCTGTTTATATTAATCAGGTAGTCCGTTCACTCCTTACTCAGTTATTAATTAATTTCCAAGTTGTTCATATTTGTGGCAAAGGTAATCTTGATCGAAGTTTAGAATTTCCAGGTTATAAGCAATTGGAATATGTAGGTATAGAACTTAGGGATTTGATGTGTTTGGCAGATTTAGTGATTTCCCGTGCTGGTTCTAATTTTATCTTTGAATTTTTGGCGTTGAAAAAACCAATGATCTTAATTCCTCTCCCTAAAAAGTCTAGTCGCGGTGATCAGATAGATAATGCTAATACTTTTAAAAGACAAGGCTTTGCTGAGGTGATTTTAGAAGAAAACCTAACTTCACAAAGTTTATTATCTACAATTAACCAAGTTTACGAGCATCGAGAAGATTATATTAATAACATGGCGAGTTACAATAGTGATTGTTCTTTATCTCGCTTGTTTGAATTAATTACTCAAAATTTCACTCAAGTCTAA
- a CDS encoding S-layer domain-containing protein has translation MTNSSPQEPQNTNQDQDRPTGVAGLTFDELIAIFVAFTTIGAILFWVLGGRKDGFANTFGWNRQYNVFTTDATTATGFGLDNYTVRENGFDRRLSAREAEDLRLANRLRQEKEAVIVVPPTADLNLSPQVTQQPYELDSGTKIIPLTEPDAQPNLGDGDQLDTGIKEGAKPQIIESPDPKPQAKTPEPETKTKIIERVEIPDDIPPTYWAYPFVDQMSKQNLVGELTNDQDFNPDQLITRASMAAFISQAFDMKPETEPIKPFNDVTNQNKTAADIDKAVRLGFMEGYSNNEFRPLENIPRYQVLVTLATGLGLTPSQDVEQTLQKFDDGTNIPDWARQQVAAAAEAGLVVNRPGFNATSLNPNEPATRAEVVGMIHQALVKTGKLKAVESEYIVKP, from the coding sequence ATGACAAATTCATCTCCTCAAGAACCCCAAAATACTAATCAGGATCAAGATAGACCTACTGGCGTTGCTGGGTTAACCTTTGACGAATTGATTGCTATATTCGTTGCTTTTACCACAATTGGTGCAATCTTATTTTGGGTCTTAGGTGGCAGAAAAGACGGATTTGCCAACACTTTCGGTTGGAATAGACAATATAATGTTTTCACTACAGACGCAACTACTGCCACTGGTTTTGGCTTAGATAATTATACAGTTAGAGAAAATGGTTTTGATAGGCGATTGAGTGCTAGGGAAGCGGAGGATCTTAGATTAGCAAATCGCTTGCGCCAGGAAAAAGAAGCAGTAATTGTTGTTCCTCCTACAGCAGATTTAAATCTATCCCCTCAAGTAACACAACAACCCTATGAATTGGATTCTGGGACTAAGATTATTCCTTTGACAGAACCCGATGCTCAACCCAATTTAGGCGATGGTGATCAATTGGATACTGGAATTAAAGAGGGTGCAAAACCACAAATTATTGAATCTCCAGATCCCAAACCTCAAGCAAAAACTCCAGAACCTGAAACCAAAACGAAGATTATCGAGAGAGTAGAAATACCTGATGATATCCCTCCTACCTATTGGGCTTATCCTTTTGTTGATCAGATGAGTAAACAAAATTTGGTGGGAGAATTAACCAATGATCAAGATTTTAACCCAGATCAGTTGATTACTAGAGCGAGTATGGCTGCTTTCATTAGTCAGGCTTTTGATATGAAACCTGAAACTGAACCTATTAAGCCATTTAATGATGTCACTAATCAAAATAAAACTGCTGCCGATATTGATAAAGCTGTACGCCTAGGCTTTATGGAAGGTTATTCTAATAATGAGTTTCGCCCCCTAGAAAATATTCCTCGTTATCAAGTATTGGTGACTTTAGCAACAGGATTGGGTTTAACCCCTTCTCAAGATGTTGAACAAACTCTCCAAAAGTTTGATGATGGTACAAATATACCAGATTGGGCAAGACAACAGGTAGCAGCAGCAGCAGAAGCAGGATTAGTTGTTAATCGTCCTGGTTTTAATGCAACTTCTCTCAATCCCAATGAACCAGCAACCCGTGCAGAGGTAGTAGGGATGATTCACCAAGCATTGGTTAAAACAGGCAAACTTAAAGCTGTAGAGTCTGAATATATTGTTAAACCATAA
- a CDS encoding pentapeptide repeat family protein produces MNNLLQMFKNRPLGTILCDSTASAQELAFMLGGEWDDCNGIVLNKNDVIAVGQAAALINANWCYVGDSMAIFDRLTEAKLCDRYRMGERYFINANLRCSNLAGLSLKGVNLNNALLNLANLAYTDLSDGDLTAADATDSILIGANLERANLARINLTGANLEGANLQGSRLYKACLQGACLKDANLNGANLSFADLRGANLDNVSWDQENLMGTMLTNDQLS; encoded by the coding sequence ATGAATAATTTACTACAGATGTTTAAAAATCGCCCACTTGGTACGATATTATGTGATTCAACTGCATCGGCACAGGAACTGGCTTTTATGCTGGGTGGTGAATGGGATGATTGTAATGGCATTGTTTTAAATAAAAATGATGTTATAGCTGTGGGTCAAGCTGCTGCCTTGATTAATGCTAACTGGTGTTACGTTGGGGATTCTATGGCGATATTCGACAGACTAACAGAAGCTAAATTATGCGATCGCTATAGAATGGGAGAGAGGTATTTTATTAATGCTAATCTTAGATGTTCTAACCTGGCTGGACTATCTTTAAAAGGTGTTAATCTTAATAATGCTTTGTTAAATTTAGCTAACCTTGCCTATACAGACTTGAGTGATGGTGACTTAACAGCAGCAGATGCTACCGATAGTATTCTCATAGGAGCTAATTTAGAGCGCGCTAATTTAGCAAGAATTAATCTTACGGGGGCTAATTTAGAAGGTGCTAATCTTCAGGGATCAAGATTATATAAAGCCTGTTTGCAAGGAGCTTGTTTAAAGGATGCTAACTTAAATGGCGCAAATTTGTCTTTTGCAGATTTAAGAGGGGCAAATCTGGATAATGTTTCTTGGGATCAGGAAAATTTAATGGGAACAATGTTAACAAACGATCAGTTATCTTAA